The genome window CTGTGATTGCCGAAGAAGATTATCTGATAACTACTATCGAAGAGTTTAATCAAACACTGGAAGATCAACAGGCATGGGTCGCTAAAATTTTGCATCATAATGAGAGAGAAACTATCCTAATTGCGGAAGAAACCAATAAAGTAATTGGCTTTATTGTCTTTCAAACAAAAAATAGACAAAGACTTAATCACACAGGATCACTTGGGATGATGATAAGTAAAAAGCATAGAAGTAAAGGAATAGGAAAATTACTTATAAAAGCACTACTAGCATGGGCCAAAGAAAACCCGCTGATTGAAAAAGTTAGCTTAGGTGTTTTCTCAACAAATACTAGGGCTATTTCTTTATATACTTGTATGGGATTTATAGAAGAAGGTCGTAAAATAAAAGAAATCAAACTGTCAGAAAATGAATATATAGATGATATTTTAATGTATAAAATGGTGATCTAAATAGAACCAACTAATTTTTAAAGAGAAAAGAGGGAAGCAATATTAATAAGAAATCAGCTTTTCAAAGAGAGCTAAAGTCGTGGATTATTGCACTTATTTGCGCATTACTATTTGTGTTTATTTGCCGTAACTTTATTTTTGCCCCTGTTAAGGTAATAGGACAATCCATGCAGCCAACATATGAAAATCAAGATAGAGTGATTGTCTCTAAAGTTGGCCAAATCAAGCATTTTGATACCATCGTCTTTCATTCACCAATAGAAAAAGAAGATTATATAAAAAGAGTAATCGGCTTACCTGATGATACGATTGAAATTTATGATGATACACTTTATATTAATGGCGAAAAATATGACGAACCATATCTTCAAGAGAAAAAGAAGCATTTACTTCCTAATCAGAGATTGACGGAAAATCTTAAAGTTACAGTACCTAAGGGGCATCTATTTGTATTAGGGGATAATAGGCAAAATAGTATGGATAGTAGACAGCTTGGTTGTATATCAGAGGATGCTGTTGTCGGGAAAGCTGTTTTTCGATTTTATCCTGTTATGGAAAATTATTAATTAATAAAAAAACAGTCTTGGATAGGAGCTCACGTCCAGAACTGTTTTTTTATTTAGAACGATTTACAAATTCACATACCATTGCTTATGTAACATTTTCTCTAATTGAATGACACCATGTCTTGCCAATTCGTTTATTCGCTCTGTAACTTCATTTATTTGTGTCTCTCCAGTTTTGCAAAGTATAATTGCCTC of Niallia circulans contains these proteins:
- the lepB gene encoding signal peptidase I yields the protein MALICALLFVFICRNFIFAPVKVIGQSMQPTYENQDRVIVSKVGQIKHFDTIVFHSPIEKEDYIKRVIGLPDDTIEIYDDTLYINGEKYDEPYLQEKKKHLLPNQRLTENLKVTVPKGHLFVLGDNRQNSMDSRQLGCISEDAVVGKAVFRFYPVMENY
- a CDS encoding GNAT family N-acetyltransferase; amino-acid sequence: MKSADQYLIRHAKLEDAEAIFAIQQSVIAEEDYLITTIEEFNQTLEDQQAWVAKILHHNERETILIAEETNKVIGFIVFQTKNRQRLNHTGSLGMMISKKHRSKGIGKLLIKALLAWAKENPLIEKVSLGVFSTNTRAISLYTCMGFIEEGRKIKEIKLSENEYIDDILMYKMVI
- a CDS encoding DUF2533 family protein, producing the protein MNQFKQLDQSRESLIEEAIILCKTGETQINEVTERINELARHGVIQLEKMLHKQWYVNL